The Candidatus Leptovillus gracilis sequence GGGTGATTGTGCAGGCGCAGGTGAGCGACGATTTATCGGTAGACCGGGTGGAGTTTTACGTGGGCGGCGCGGAGGCGCCGTTTGCCATCAGCACCGTGCCGCCCTTCACCAAGAAATGGGCCATTCCCGGCCCCGGCTGCCATACATTCCGGGTGGTAGCTTTTGATGCGGCGGGGAACAGGGGGGAGGCAACGGCCGTGCCCGTCTGTCTGGTGGCGCGCTGACATCTGCTATAATGTTGCCAGACTTGTTGAAGGAAAGTGACTGATGACCGAAATTATCTTTCTCGTCGAAGAAGATGTGGACGGGGGCTATACAGCGCGGGCGTTGGATCATTCGATTTTTACAGACGCCGATAGCTGGGATGAACTGAAAAGCATGATTCAGGAAGCTGTTAGCTGCCACTTTGAACCGGCAGACCGCCCCAAACTGATTCGTCTGCACATGGTTCGGGACGAGGTTATTCCGGCGTGAACCTGCCGCGCGATCTGGATGGAGATAAACTGGCGAAGTTGTTACGGCCGTTCGATTATGAGATTACCCGGCAAGTAGGCAGCCATATTCGCCTGACCACCACGCGCAATGGTGAACATCACATTACCATCCCGCGCCATCGTCCATTGCGCATCGGAACCCTGAATGCCATTTTGCGCGACGTGGCGCAGCATTTGGATATGAGCAGAGATGAATTGCTTGACGCTTTGTTGTGACCTGAATCGGCTGGCGAGTGCGAAGTTGGCGCAGTAGTGGTGGGAAAATGGGAGGCGGCACGGCCGTGCCCGCACCTACCCATCCCCAAATTTCACCATCTCCACGTCCCCCAACGCCCGACGCAAATCGTCTCGTCCTAATATCACCGTCACACCCCGCTCGCCGGAGCCAATAGACATTTCTTCGTAAGCATAAATGCTGGCGTCGGCCAGGATGCGCAGCGGTTGGGGCAAGCCAAAGGGAGCCACCGCGCCCCGTTCATAACCGGTGACACGCATCACTTCTTCTTCGCTGGCCGTCGTCAGCCGCTTTTCGCCCAGGTAGCGGCGCAGCGTTTTCCAATCAATTTGCTGCGGACCGGCCATCAGCACCATCACAAAACTCTCCGCCGACAGGCGAAACACAAGGCTGCGGATGATCTGGCCTGGCTCTTGCCCGCGCTCGGCGGCGGCTTGCTCCAACGACGCCACTGGGCCGGGATGACGAAACACACGATGGGGAATGCCCAGCGCGGCCAGGGCGTGCGAGACGGGAGGGATGTTGTCCATGAAAGCCATTGTACCGATCATCAACAGGGCCGCCAACTCAACGGCCGTCCGCCCAATTGTTGTTTCATGAGCGCTATGTTACAATCCGTGCCTGTCTCTAGCGCAATGACGCATTGCGCTATATTTTTGTAAGTTGCTCGTGATAGGCTGCAGTAAGTAGTAAGGCATGAGAGAAGAGGCAAGAACGGGAAAGGCAGCAACCGTATCCCGTGGAGGTAATAAAAGATGAAACGTAGCTATTTGGCGCTGTTTAGCGCCCTGTTTGTCCTGGTGGTCGCCGCTGCGGTACGGCCGTCTTCCCAGGCCGCCGCGCAGCAAACCAACCTACTCACCAATCCCGGTTTTGAAGGCGGACACTACAACCAGGACGGCATCTCTGAAATCACCGTCCCCAACGGCT is a genomic window containing:
- a CDS encoding YbaK/EbsC family protein, encoding MMIGTMAFMDNIPPVSHALAALGIPHRVFRHPGPVASLEQAAAERGQEPGQIIRSLVFRLSAESFVMVLMAGPQQIDWKTLRRYLGEKRLTTASEEEVMRVTGYERGAVAPFGLPQPLRILADASIYAYEEMSIGSGERGVTVILGRDDLRRALGDVEMVKFGDG
- a CDS encoding 2-oxoisovalerate dehydrogenase, producing the protein MTEIIFLVEEDVDGGYTARALDHSIFTDADSWDELKSMIQEAVSCHFEPADRPKLIRLHMVRDEVIPA
- a CDS encoding type II toxin-antitoxin system HicA family toxin, with the protein product MNLPRDLDGDKLAKLLRPFDYEITRQVGSHIRLTTTRNGEHHITIPRHRPLRIGTLNAILRDVAQHLDMSRDELLDALL